A genomic window from Apus apus isolate bApuApu2 chromosome 26, bApuApu2.pri.cur, whole genome shotgun sequence includes:
- the ZNF703 gene encoding zinc finger protein 703 yields the protein MSGAPGGPRPRTPPSRGAAGAPSPRPPPADPLRQASRLPIRVLKMLSAHGGHLLHPEYLQPLSSTPVSPIELDAKKSPLALLAQTCSQIGKPDPPPSSKLNAVASAGLPAPEKEPAARPAALKPPGSGDTPPEDKSSFKPYSKGGGEPRKEGGSDKAGFRVPSAACPPFPPHAAASPGSSRGASPQHADPKGTEEKKEPEVGKPSPEGTGGGLGRGAAEPGAHGEPPSGRKSEPPALPPAGHVAPVSPYKPGHSVFPLPPSSIGYHGSIVGAYAGYPSQFVPGLDPTKPGLVGSQLPGALGLPGKPPSSSPLTGASPPSFMQGLCRDPYCLSYHSASHLGSSNCSSCVHDPGSLKSGYPLVYPTHPLHSVHTTLSSSGTPSLPGHPLYTYGFMLQNDPLPHICNWVSASGPCDKRFATSEELLTHLRTHTALPGAEKLLAGYPTSGLGSAASCHLHLPPAAPGSPNTLPASLSLRSPHTLGLNRYHPYGKSHLPTAGALPVPSLPAAGPYYSPYALYGQRLTSASALGYQ from the exons ATGAGCGGAGCCCCCGGCGGGCCCCGGCCGAGGACCCCGCCGAGCCGCGGAGCCGCGGGCGCCCCGtcgccccggccgccccccgccgaCCCGCTGCGCCAGGCCAGCCGGCTGCCCATCCGCGTACTGAAGATGCTCAGCGCCCACGGCGGCCACCTCCTGCACCCCGAGTACCTCCAGCCGCTCTCCTCTACGCCCGTCAGCCCCATCGAG CTGGACGCCAAGAAGAGCCCGCTGGCGCTGCTGGCCCAGACCTGCTCGCAGATCGGGAAGCCCGACCCGCCGCCCTCCTCCAAGCTGAACGCCGTGGCCTCCGCCGGGCTGCCCGCCCCCGAGAAGGAGcctgccgcccgccccgccgctctGAAGCCACCGGGCAGCGGGGACACACCGCCCGAGGACAAGTCCAGCTTCAAGCCCTACTCGAAGGGCGGTGGGGAGCCGCGCAAGGAGGGCGGCTCGGACAAGGCCGGTTTTCGGGTGCCCAGCGCCGCGTGTCCGCCGTTCCCCCCGCACGCTGCCGCCTCGCCCGGCAGCTCCCGCGGCGCCTCGCCCCAGCACGCCGATCCCAAGGGCACCGAGGAGAAGAAGGAGCCCGAGGTGGGCAAGCCCAGCCCTGAGGGGACGGGCGGGGGGCTGGGGCGCGGGGCAGCGGAGCCCGGGGCTCACGGCGAGCCCCCCTCGGGCCGCAAGTCggagccccctgccctgccacccGCCGGCCATGTGGCCCCCGTCTCGCCCTACAAGCCGGGTCACTCTGTCTTCCCTCTGCCGCCTTCCAGCATCGGTTACCACGGCTCCATCGTCGGCGCCTACGCCGGCTACCCCTCCCAGTTCGTGCCCGGACTGGACCCCACCAAGCCGGGCCTGGTGGGCAGCCAGCTGCCAGGGGCTCTGGGGCTGCCGGGCAagccccccagctccagcccgCTCACCGGGGCCTCGCCGCCCTCCTTCATGCAGGGATTATGCCGGGACCCCTATTGCCTGAGCTACCACAGCGCCTCTCACCTGGGCTCCAGCAACTGCTCCAGCTGCGTGCACGACCCCGGCAGCCTGAAGAGCGGATACCCCCTGGTGTACCCCACGCACCCCCTGCACTCGGTGCACACCACGCTCTCTTCCAGCGGCACCCCCAGCCTGCCCGGCCATCCCCTCTACACCTACGGCTTCATGCTGCAGAACGACCCCCTGCCCCACATATGCAACTGGGTGTCTGCCAGCGGACCCTGCGACAAGAGGTTTGCCACCTCGGAGGAGCTGCTCACCCACCTACGGACCCACACGGCCCTGCCGGGGGCGGAAAAACTCTTGGCGGGTTACCCTACCTCCGGGCTGGGCTCCGCAGCCTCCTGCCACCTCCAcctcccgcccgccgcccccgggaGCCCCAACACGTTACCGGCCTCTCTCTCCTTGAGGAGCCCACACACTTTGGGACTAAACAGGTACCACCCCTACGGCAAGAGCCACTTGCCCACGGCCGGCGCCCTGCCCGTGCCCTCCTTGCCGGCTGCCGGACCTTACTACTCCCCCTACGCTCTCTACGGCCAAAGACTAACTTCAGCTTCTGCACTGGGATATCAGTAA